One stretch of Arachis hypogaea cultivar Tifrunner chromosome 20, arahy.Tifrunner.gnm2.J5K5, whole genome shotgun sequence DNA includes these proteins:
- the LOC112782957 gene encoding paired amphipathic helix protein Sin3-like 2 isoform X6, which translates to MKRTRDDAYSGSQFKRPFASSRGDSYGQTQGAGGGSGGGGGGGATPSQKLTTNDALTYLKEVKDMFQDQREKYDLFLEVMKDFKAQRTDTAGVIARVKELFKGHNNLIFGFNTFLPKGYEITLDEEEAPPKKTVEFEEAISFVNKIKKRFQNDEHVYKSFLDILNMYRKEHKDIGEVYSEVATLFKDHTDLLDEFTRFLPDTSQAPSAQHAPYGRSSLQRFNERSSTAPMMRQVHVDKQRYRRDRILGSHDRDQSVDRADLDDDKINMHKEQRKRENRDRRVRDHDEREQDLDNGRDLNLQRFQDKKKSVKKAEGFAMASDFPSYDDKDALKTMYGQAFSFCEKVKEKLSSSDDYQAFLKCLHIFSNGIIKRNDLQNLVTDLLGKHSDLLHEFNDFLERCENIDGFLAGVMSKKSLSTDGHISRSSKLEDKDKEHKREMDGPKEKERYSKYSGKSIQELDLSDCKRCTPSYRLLPADYPIPVASQRSELGAQVLNDHWVSVTSGSEDYSFKHMRRNQYEESLFRCEDDRFEMDMLLESVSSAAKRVEELSNSINENKMENLGRIEDQFTALNLRCIERLYGDHGLDVIDILRKNPTHALPVILTRLKQKQEEWTKCRADFNKVWAEIYAKNHYKSLDHRSFYFKQQDSKNLHTKYLVTEIKEIKEKQQKEDDILQSIAAGSKQPLTPHLEFEYPDAAIHEDLYKLIRYSCEEIYSSRELMNKTMRLWCTFLEPMLGVPSRSHGTEKVEERKAGPNVGNAGNGSPHGDSISINSRLPKSDKNEADGRVPDVKNVHRTSAAANDKENGSVGRENVCRDELPLDKGQTNIECTDKVSGINKQFSADEQGAKNNALISVRGEKLEDNPSRNNEELTPGTVTTPSRPTDADESVPKPQEVNATLVEGSDVTAPVTVADGVPTQSSKVRSHEESAGPCKTEKEEGELSPNGDSEEDNFVAYGDSNVQSMSKSKHTIERRKYQSRIGEDESCPEAGGDNDADADDEDSENVSEAGEDVSGSESAGDECFREDHEDEEDIEHDDVDGKAESEGEAEGTCDAQSAGGDGSSQPHSERFLSSVKPLTKHVSAVSYVEDMKDSRVFYGNDDFYALFRLHQLLYERILSAKTNATNSEMKWKAKDASSPDPYLKFMDALYSLLDGSFENAKFEDECRAIIGNQSYVLFTLDKLIYKLVRHLQNVATDDMANKLLQLYEYEKSRKPGKLNDSVYHANAHVILNEDNIYRLQCSSPPSRLSIQLMDNMNEKPEMFAVSIDPNFSFYLHNDFLSVLPSKKEPHGILLQRNKRKFGDIDELSGITSAMEGVKLINGLECKIACSSSKGELH; encoded by the exons ATGAAGAGGACAAGGGATGATGCTTACTCTGGCTCTCAATTCAAACGGCCCTTTGCTTCCTCACGTGGTGATTC CTATGGCCAAACCCAAGGGGCTGGAGGAGGAAgtggaggaggtggtggtggaggagcaaCCCCGTCTCAGAAATTGACAACCAATGATGCCTTAACTTATTTGAAGGAAGTGAAAGACATGTTTCAGGATCAGAGAGAAAAATATGACTTGTTCCTTGAGGTCATGAAAGATTTCAAGGCTCAGAG gactGACACTGCTGGTGTCATAGCAAGGGTGAAGGAGCTATTCAAAGGGCACAACAATTTGATATTTGGATTTAACACTTTCTTGCCTAAGGGATATGAGATAACACTTGATGAGGAAGAGGCTCCTCCGAAGAAAACAGTTGAATTTGAAGAAGCGATTAGTTTTGTGAACAAGATAAAG AAACGATTCCAAAATGATGAGCATGTTTACAAATCATTCTTGGACATTTTGAACATGTACCGCAAAGAGCATAAGGACATTGGTGAGGTTTATAGTGAG GTTGCTACCCTTTTCAAGGACCATACAGATTTGCTCGATGAGTTCACTAGATTCTTACCAGATACTTCTCAAGCACCTTCTGCACAGCATGCTCCATATGGTCGAAGTTCATTGCAGCGATTCAATGAGCGGAGTTCTACAGCACCCATGATGCGACAAGTGCATGTAGACAAG CAACGTTATCGACGAGACAGGATTCTTGGCTCTCATGATCGTGATCAGAGCGTTGATCGAGCTGATCTGGATGATGACAAAATAAACATGCACAAGGAGCAGAGGAAACGTGAGAATAGGGATAGAAGAGTCCGTGATCATGATGAGAGAGAACAAGATCTTGATAATGGCAGGGATTTGAACTTGCAACGCTTTCAAGACAAAAAGAAATCTGTCAAGAAGGCGGAAGGGTTTGCCATGGCTTCTGACTTTCCTTCATATGATGACAAAGATGCGTTAAAGA CCATGTATGGTCAAGCATTCAGCTTCTGCGAGAAAGTTAAGGAGAAGTTGAGCAGTTCTGATGACTACCAAGCATTCTTGAAGTGCCTTCACATTTTCAGCAATGGGATAATAAAAAGGAACGATTTGCAAAATTTG GTAACTGATTTACTTGGAAAACACTCTGATCTATTGCATGAATTCAATGATTTCCTGGAGCGTTGTGAAAATATTG ACGGATTCCTTGCTGGTGTCATGAGTAAAA AGTCTCTGTCTACCGATGGTCATATATCAAGATCATCAAAGTTGGAGGACAAAGATAAAGAGCACAAGCGTGAGATGGATGGACCTAAAGAGAAAGAAAGATACAGTAAATACTCGGGAAAATCCATTCAAGAACTCGATCTTAGTGACTGCAAACGTTGTACTCCAAGCTATAGGCTGCTGCCTGCAGAT TATCCAATTCCTGTGGCTAGTCAGAGATCTGAACTTGGAGCTCAAGTATTGAATGACCACTGGGTATCTGTGACTTCAGGGAGTGAGGATTACTCTTTCAAACATATGCGCAGGAATCAGTATGAAGAAAGCTTGTTCAGATGCGAAGATGACAG ATTTGAGATGGACATGCTATTAGAGTCAGTGAGTTCTGCTGCGAAACGTGTAGAGGAGTTGTCTAATAGCATTAATGAAAATAAGATGGAGAACCTGGGCCGTATTGAAGATCAATTTACTG CTTTAAATTTAAGGTGCATTGAACGTTTGTATGGTGACCATGGTCTCGATGTGATAGACATTTTGCGTAAAAATCCAACTCATGCTCTGCCTGTAATATTGACTCGACTTAAGCAGAAACAAGAGGAGTGGACTAAGTGTCGTGCAGATTTCAATAAAGTTTGGGCTGAAATTTATGCTAAGAACCACTACAAGTCACTCGATCACCGTAGCTTCTATTTCAAGCAACAAGATTCAAAGAACTTGCACACGAAAT ATTTGGTGACCGAgattaaagaaattaaagagaagcaGCAAAAAGAGGATGATATTCTTCAGTCCATTGCTGCTGGAAGTAAACAGCCTCTAACTCCACATCTTGAGTTTGAATATCCTGATGCTGCAATTCATGAAGACTTGTATAAACTTATTCGGTATTCATGTGAGGAGATTTACTCTAGTAGGGAGTTGATGAATAAAACTATGAGGCTCTGGTGTACCTTTTTGGAACCGATGCTTGGTGTTCCTTCCCGATCTCATGGGACAGAAAAGGTGGAAGAGAGGAAAGCAGGGCCTAATGTTGGCAATGCAGGCAATGGAAGTCCTCATGGAGACTCCATTTCAATTAATTCAAGGTTACCAAAATCTGACAAGAATGAAGCAGATGGTAGAGTACCTGATGTAAAGAATGTTCACCGGACTAGTGCTGCAGCTAATGATAAAGAAAATGGATCTGTTGGTCGTGAAAATGTCTGTAGAGATGAACTCCCACTGGATAAAGGGCAGACAAATATAGAGTGCACCGATAAAGTCTCTGGGATTAATAAACAATTTTCTGCTGATGAACAAGGAGCTAAAAACAATGCATTAATTTCAGTTAGAGGAGAAAAATTAGAAGATAATCCTAGCAGGAACAACGAAGAATTGACTCCAG GCACTGTCACTACTCCTTCTCGACCTACTGACGCTGACGAATCCGTACCTAAACCTCAGGAAGTAAATGCTACTTTGGTAGAG GGGTCTGATGTTACAGCTCCAGTTACAGTGGCCGATGGGGTACCAACTCAGAGCAGTAAAGTTAGAAGCCATGAAGAATCTGCTGGGCCTTGTAAAACTGAAAAGGAAGAGGGCGAGTTATCACCAAATGGTGATTCGGAGGAGGATAACTTTGTTGCTTATGGAGATTCAAATGTGCAGTCAATGTCTAAGTCAAAGCACACTATTGAGAGAAGAAAATATCAGTCCAGAATTGGAGAGGATGAGTCCTGCCCAGAGGCTGGAG GCGATAATGATGCAGATGCAGATGATGAGGACAGTGAAAATGTGTCTGAAGCTGGTGAAGATGTCTCGGGCAGTGAATCTGCTGGTGATGAATGCTTCCGAGAGGACCACGAGGATGAGGAAGATATAGAgcatgatgatgttgatggtaagGCTGAGAGTGAAGGTGAAGCAGAGGGTACATGTGATGCACAATCTGCTGGAGGAGATGGTTCATCTCAGCCACATTCAGAAAGGTTTCTTTCGTCTGTGAAACCTCTGACAAAGCATGTTTCAGCAGTGTCATATGTTGAAGACATGAAGGATTCAAGGGTGTTTTACGGAAATGATGATTTCTATGCACTTTTTAGGCTTCATCAA CTTCTTTATGAAAGGATCTTGTCTGCAAAAACCAATGCCACGAATTCAGAAATGAAATGGAAAGCCAAGGATGCCAGCTCCCCAGATCCTTATTTGAA ATTTATGGATGCATTGTACAGCCTTCTTGATGGATCTTTTGAGAATGCAAAGTTTGAAGATGAATGCCGAGCAATTATTGGCAACCAGTCATATGTGTTATTCACATTGGACAAATTAATATATAAACTAGTTAGACAT CTTCAAAATGTTGCAACAGATGATATGGCCAATAAGCTTCTCCAATTGTATGAGTACGAAAAGTCTCGGAAACCTGGGAAACTAAACGATTCAGTATATCATGCAAATGCACATGTTATCCTTAATGAGGACAATATATATCGATTGCAATGT TCCTCACCACCCTCTCGGCTATCCATCCAGCTCATGGACAATATGAATGAAAAGCCTGAGATGTTTGCTGTTTCTATTGatccaaatttttctttttaccttCACAATGATTTTCTCTCCGTCCTTCCTTCTAAAAAGGAACCCCATGGCATTTTACTTCAAAG AAACAAACGCAAATTTGGAGATATTGATGAGCTTTCTGGAATAACTTCTGCTATGGAAGGTGTCAAACTAATTAATGGATTGGAATGTAAGATAGCTTGCAGCTCGTCCAAG GGTGAATTACATTGA
- the LOC112782957 gene encoding paired amphipathic helix protein Sin3-like 2 isoform X8 yields the protein MKRTRDDAYSGSQFKRPFASSRGDSYGQTQGAGGGSGGGGGGGATPSQKLTTNDALTYLKEVKDMFQDQREKYDLFLEVMKDFKAQRTDTAGVIARVKELFKGHNNLIFGFNTFLPKGYEITLDEEEAPPKKTVEFEEAISFVNKIKKRFQNDEHVYKSFLDILNMYRKEHKDIGEVYSEVATLFKDHTDLLDEFTRFLPDTSQAPSAQHAPYGRSSLQRFNERSSTAPMMRQVHVDKQRYRRDRILGSHDRDQSVDRADLDDDKINMHKEQRKRENRDRRVRDHDEREQDLDNGRDLNLQRFQDKKKSVKKAEGFAMASDFPSYDDKDALKTMYGQAFSFCEKVKEKLSSSDDYQAFLKCLHIFSNGIIKRNDLQNLVTDLLGKHSDLLHEFNDFLERCENIDGFLAGVMSKKSLSTDGHISRSSKLEDKDKEHKREMDGPKEKERYSKYSGKSIQELDLSDCKRCTPSYRLLPADYPIPVASQRSELGAQVLNDHWVSVTSGSEDYSFKHMRRNQYEESLFRCEDDRFEMDMLLESVSSAAKRVEELSNSINENKMENLGRIEDQFTALNLRCIERLYGDHGLDVIDILRKNPTHALPVILTRLKQKQEEWTKCRADFNKVWAEIYAKNHYKSLDHRSFYFKQQDSKNLHTKYLVTEIKEIKEKQQKEDDILQSIAAGSKQPLTPHLEFEYPDAAIHEDLYKLIRYSCEEIYSSRELMNKTMRLWCTFLEPMLGVPSRSHGTEKVEERKAGPNVGNAGNGSPHGDSISINSRLPKSDKNEADGRVPDVKNVHRTSAAANDKENGSVGRENVCRDELPLDKGQTNIECTDKVSGINKQFSADEQGAKNNALISVRGEKLEDNPSRNNEELTPGTVTTPSRPTDADESVPKPQEVNATLVEGSDVTAPVTVADGVPTQSSKVRSHEESAGPCKTEKEEGELSPNGDSEEDNFVAYGDSNVQSMSKSKHTIERRKYQSRIGEDESCPEAGDADDEDSENVSEAGEDVSGSESAGDECFREDHEDEEDIEHDDVDGKAESEGEAEGTCDAQSAGGDGSSQPHSERFLSSVKPLTKHVSAVSYVEDMKDSRVFYGNDDFYALFRLHQLLYERILSAKTNATNSEMKWKAKDASSPDPYLKFMDALYSLLDGSFENAKFEDECRAIIGNQSYVLFTLDKLIYKLVRHLQNVATDDMANKLLQLYEYEKSRKPGKLNDSVYHANAHVILNEDNIYRLQCSSPPSRLSIQLMDNMNEKPEMFAVSIDPNFSFYLHNDFLSVLPSKKEPHGILLQRNKRKFGDIDELSGITSAMEGVKLINGLECKIACSSSKGELH from the exons ATGAAGAGGACAAGGGATGATGCTTACTCTGGCTCTCAATTCAAACGGCCCTTTGCTTCCTCACGTGGTGATTC CTATGGCCAAACCCAAGGGGCTGGAGGAGGAAgtggaggaggtggtggtggaggagcaaCCCCGTCTCAGAAATTGACAACCAATGATGCCTTAACTTATTTGAAGGAAGTGAAAGACATGTTTCAGGATCAGAGAGAAAAATATGACTTGTTCCTTGAGGTCATGAAAGATTTCAAGGCTCAGAG gactGACACTGCTGGTGTCATAGCAAGGGTGAAGGAGCTATTCAAAGGGCACAACAATTTGATATTTGGATTTAACACTTTCTTGCCTAAGGGATATGAGATAACACTTGATGAGGAAGAGGCTCCTCCGAAGAAAACAGTTGAATTTGAAGAAGCGATTAGTTTTGTGAACAAGATAAAG AAACGATTCCAAAATGATGAGCATGTTTACAAATCATTCTTGGACATTTTGAACATGTACCGCAAAGAGCATAAGGACATTGGTGAGGTTTATAGTGAG GTTGCTACCCTTTTCAAGGACCATACAGATTTGCTCGATGAGTTCACTAGATTCTTACCAGATACTTCTCAAGCACCTTCTGCACAGCATGCTCCATATGGTCGAAGTTCATTGCAGCGATTCAATGAGCGGAGTTCTACAGCACCCATGATGCGACAAGTGCATGTAGACAAG CAACGTTATCGACGAGACAGGATTCTTGGCTCTCATGATCGTGATCAGAGCGTTGATCGAGCTGATCTGGATGATGACAAAATAAACATGCACAAGGAGCAGAGGAAACGTGAGAATAGGGATAGAAGAGTCCGTGATCATGATGAGAGAGAACAAGATCTTGATAATGGCAGGGATTTGAACTTGCAACGCTTTCAAGACAAAAAGAAATCTGTCAAGAAGGCGGAAGGGTTTGCCATGGCTTCTGACTTTCCTTCATATGATGACAAAGATGCGTTAAAGA CCATGTATGGTCAAGCATTCAGCTTCTGCGAGAAAGTTAAGGAGAAGTTGAGCAGTTCTGATGACTACCAAGCATTCTTGAAGTGCCTTCACATTTTCAGCAATGGGATAATAAAAAGGAACGATTTGCAAAATTTG GTAACTGATTTACTTGGAAAACACTCTGATCTATTGCATGAATTCAATGATTTCCTGGAGCGTTGTGAAAATATTG ACGGATTCCTTGCTGGTGTCATGAGTAAAA AGTCTCTGTCTACCGATGGTCATATATCAAGATCATCAAAGTTGGAGGACAAAGATAAAGAGCACAAGCGTGAGATGGATGGACCTAAAGAGAAAGAAAGATACAGTAAATACTCGGGAAAATCCATTCAAGAACTCGATCTTAGTGACTGCAAACGTTGTACTCCAAGCTATAGGCTGCTGCCTGCAGAT TATCCAATTCCTGTGGCTAGTCAGAGATCTGAACTTGGAGCTCAAGTATTGAATGACCACTGGGTATCTGTGACTTCAGGGAGTGAGGATTACTCTTTCAAACATATGCGCAGGAATCAGTATGAAGAAAGCTTGTTCAGATGCGAAGATGACAG ATTTGAGATGGACATGCTATTAGAGTCAGTGAGTTCTGCTGCGAAACGTGTAGAGGAGTTGTCTAATAGCATTAATGAAAATAAGATGGAGAACCTGGGCCGTATTGAAGATCAATTTACTG CTTTAAATTTAAGGTGCATTGAACGTTTGTATGGTGACCATGGTCTCGATGTGATAGACATTTTGCGTAAAAATCCAACTCATGCTCTGCCTGTAATATTGACTCGACTTAAGCAGAAACAAGAGGAGTGGACTAAGTGTCGTGCAGATTTCAATAAAGTTTGGGCTGAAATTTATGCTAAGAACCACTACAAGTCACTCGATCACCGTAGCTTCTATTTCAAGCAACAAGATTCAAAGAACTTGCACACGAAAT ATTTGGTGACCGAgattaaagaaattaaagagaagcaGCAAAAAGAGGATGATATTCTTCAGTCCATTGCTGCTGGAAGTAAACAGCCTCTAACTCCACATCTTGAGTTTGAATATCCTGATGCTGCAATTCATGAAGACTTGTATAAACTTATTCGGTATTCATGTGAGGAGATTTACTCTAGTAGGGAGTTGATGAATAAAACTATGAGGCTCTGGTGTACCTTTTTGGAACCGATGCTTGGTGTTCCTTCCCGATCTCATGGGACAGAAAAGGTGGAAGAGAGGAAAGCAGGGCCTAATGTTGGCAATGCAGGCAATGGAAGTCCTCATGGAGACTCCATTTCAATTAATTCAAGGTTACCAAAATCTGACAAGAATGAAGCAGATGGTAGAGTACCTGATGTAAAGAATGTTCACCGGACTAGTGCTGCAGCTAATGATAAAGAAAATGGATCTGTTGGTCGTGAAAATGTCTGTAGAGATGAACTCCCACTGGATAAAGGGCAGACAAATATAGAGTGCACCGATAAAGTCTCTGGGATTAATAAACAATTTTCTGCTGATGAACAAGGAGCTAAAAACAATGCATTAATTTCAGTTAGAGGAGAAAAATTAGAAGATAATCCTAGCAGGAACAACGAAGAATTGACTCCAG GCACTGTCACTACTCCTTCTCGACCTACTGACGCTGACGAATCCGTACCTAAACCTCAGGAAGTAAATGCTACTTTGGTAGAG GGGTCTGATGTTACAGCTCCAGTTACAGTGGCCGATGGGGTACCAACTCAGAGCAGTAAAGTTAGAAGCCATGAAGAATCTGCTGGGCCTTGTAAAACTGAAAAGGAAGAGGGCGAGTTATCACCAAATGGTGATTCGGAGGAGGATAACTTTGTTGCTTATGGAGATTCAAATGTGCAGTCAATGTCTAAGTCAAAGCACACTATTGAGAGAAGAAAATATCAGTCCAGAATTGGAGAGGATGAGTCCTGCCCAGAGGCTGGAG ATGCAGATGATGAGGACAGTGAAAATGTGTCTGAAGCTGGTGAAGATGTCTCGGGCAGTGAATCTGCTGGTGATGAATGCTTCCGAGAGGACCACGAGGATGAGGAAGATATAGAgcatgatgatgttgatggtaagGCTGAGAGTGAAGGTGAAGCAGAGGGTACATGTGATGCACAATCTGCTGGAGGAGATGGTTCATCTCAGCCACATTCAGAAAGGTTTCTTTCGTCTGTGAAACCTCTGACAAAGCATGTTTCAGCAGTGTCATATGTTGAAGACATGAAGGATTCAAGGGTGTTTTACGGAAATGATGATTTCTATGCACTTTTTAGGCTTCATCAA CTTCTTTATGAAAGGATCTTGTCTGCAAAAACCAATGCCACGAATTCAGAAATGAAATGGAAAGCCAAGGATGCCAGCTCCCCAGATCCTTATTTGAA ATTTATGGATGCATTGTACAGCCTTCTTGATGGATCTTTTGAGAATGCAAAGTTTGAAGATGAATGCCGAGCAATTATTGGCAACCAGTCATATGTGTTATTCACATTGGACAAATTAATATATAAACTAGTTAGACAT CTTCAAAATGTTGCAACAGATGATATGGCCAATAAGCTTCTCCAATTGTATGAGTACGAAAAGTCTCGGAAACCTGGGAAACTAAACGATTCAGTATATCATGCAAATGCACATGTTATCCTTAATGAGGACAATATATATCGATTGCAATGT TCCTCACCACCCTCTCGGCTATCCATCCAGCTCATGGACAATATGAATGAAAAGCCTGAGATGTTTGCTGTTTCTATTGatccaaatttttctttttaccttCACAATGATTTTCTCTCCGTCCTTCCTTCTAAAAAGGAACCCCATGGCATTTTACTTCAAAG AAACAAACGCAAATTTGGAGATATTGATGAGCTTTCTGGAATAACTTCTGCTATGGAAGGTGTCAAACTAATTAATGGATTGGAATGTAAGATAGCTTGCAGCTCGTCCAAG GGTGAATTACATTGA